A region from the uncultured Bacteroides sp. genome encodes:
- a CDS encoding AraC family transcriptional regulator, which yields MNSDIIVYNYMDTFYCCCVDNDKLCEDMVTDHMLVYICSGEMILQSKDKRTVFKKGDSVFIKRNHLIRKTKQPSKNGESFKGLFLQLRTPFLKSLIADQHLMIPMLNNSSISNTSHIILPNHPFLNGLFLSLEQYFSTQQYPSKELMDAKLEEAVFALLQIKPELGCVLFDFTEPWKIDLEDFMNRNYKCDLSVEAFAHYTGRSLTSFKRDFAVLFNETPSRWLIKRRLEEAYALLSERKYKPSDVYLEVGFKNLSHFSTAFKKEYGCTPSNVG from the coding sequence ATGAATTCGGATATTATTGTTTATAATTACATGGATACTTTCTATTGTTGTTGTGTTGATAATGACAAGTTGTGTGAAGATATGGTAACCGACCACATGTTGGTTTATATTTGTTCGGGTGAAATGATATTGCAATCGAAAGATAAACGAACCGTGTTTAAGAAAGGAGATTCGGTCTTTATAAAGCGTAATCATCTGATACGGAAGACGAAACAGCCAAGTAAAAATGGTGAAAGTTTCAAGGGGCTTTTTCTGCAATTGAGAACTCCTTTTCTGAAATCGCTCATAGCAGATCAGCACTTGATGATTCCGATGTTAAATAACTCTTCCATATCTAATACCTCGCACATTATTTTGCCTAATCATCCGTTTCTGAATGGTCTGTTTCTGTCTTTAGAACAGTACTTCAGCACGCAGCAATACCCGTCTAAAGAGTTGATGGATGCAAAGTTGGAGGAAGCCGTGTTTGCCCTGCTGCAAATTAAGCCTGAACTGGGATGTGTATTGTTTGACTTCACCGAGCCATGGAAAATTGATCTGGAAGATTTTATGAACAGAAACTACAAATGTGATCTTTCTGTTGAGGCATTTGCACACTATACAGGTAGAAGCCTGACTTCGTTTAAGCGGGACTTTGCTGTGCTTTTTAATGAGACTCCCAGTAGGTGGCTCATTAAGCGCAGGTTAGAAGAGGCATATGCTTTGCTCTCCGAGCGGAAGTATAAACCATCCGATGTTTATCTGGAGGTCGGGTTTAAAAACCTATCTCATTTTTCTACTGCCTTTAAAAAAGAATATGGCTGCACTCCCTCTAATGTAGGATAA
- a CDS encoding iron-containing alcohol dehydrogenase, with protein sequence MQNFNHFIPTKLFFGCGSISNLATTPLPGKKALIVISAGTSMRKYGYLETVVNAVAKNGAESVVYDKILPNPIKTHVMEAAEICRKEGCDFVIGLGGGSSIDSAKSIAVMACNEGDYWDYISGGTGKGKSIKRALPVIAIPTTAGTGTEMDPWTVITNNNEKIGYGNEHTFPVFSIVDPELMVSVPAHLTAYQGFDAFFHASEGFMANIANPTSRLYSLKSIELLYKFLPAAVADGNDMEARTNVALASTLAGMVESTSSCTSEHSLEHAMSAFYPALPHGAGLISLSLAYFAAFMKDVPELFIEMAEVMTGKKSTDPADFITALATMQKACKVDNIKLSEYGIIEGDLVKFVQNARATMGGLFSFDPHPLSDEEILSIYKQSYK encoded by the coding sequence ATGCAAAACTTTAATCATTTTATTCCTACTAAGTTGTTTTTTGGTTGTGGCAGTATTAGTAATCTGGCAACCACTCCACTGCCGGGCAAGAAAGCCTTGATTGTCATTTCTGCAGGAACTTCAATGCGTAAATACGGCTATTTAGAAACGGTGGTAAATGCTGTGGCTAAGAATGGTGCGGAATCTGTGGTGTACGATAAGATTCTGCCTAACCCCATCAAAACTCATGTAATGGAGGCTGCCGAGATTTGCCGGAAAGAAGGATGTGACTTTGTAATAGGCCTTGGTGGAGGAAGCTCCATTGACTCTGCGAAATCTATTGCCGTGATGGCTTGCAATGAAGGCGATTATTGGGATTATATATCCGGAGGTACCGGCAAGGGAAAATCTATAAAAAGAGCACTTCCTGTTATTGCTATTCCTACTACAGCGGGTACGGGAACTGAAATGGACCCATGGACGGTCATTACAAATAACAACGAGAAAATTGGTTATGGCAACGAACATACTTTCCCTGTCTTTTCTATTGTTGACCCTGAACTGATGGTCTCTGTCCCTGCTCATCTTACTGCTTATCAGGGCTTTGATGCTTTCTTTCATGCTTCCGAAGGTTTTATGGCAAATATAGCTAATCCTACCAGCCGTCTTTATTCGTTGAAAAGTATAGAGTTACTCTATAAATTCTTACCCGCAGCTGTGGCCGACGGTAACGATATGGAAGCCCGTACAAATGTAGCTTTGGCCAGTACCCTGGCAGGTATGGTTGAGTCTACTTCCAGTTGTACTTCAGAGCATTCATTGGAGCATGCGATGAGTGCATTTTACCCCGCACTACCCCATGGAGCGGGTTTAATATCCCTTTCGCTTGCATACTTTGCTGCTTTTATGAAAGATGTTCCCGAACTTTTTATTGAGATGGCAGAAGTCATGACCGGAAAGAAGAGTACTGATCCTGCCGATTTTATTACAGCTTTGGCCACTATGCAGAAAGCCTGTAAGGTTGATAATATAAAGTTGTCTGAATATGGAATCATTGAAGGTGATTTGGTCAAGTTTGTGCAAAATGCCAGAGCAACGATGGGGGGATTATTTTCTTTCGATCCTCATCCGTTGAGTGATGAAGAAATACTTTCAATATACAAGCAATCTTATAAATAG
- a CDS encoding sugar-binding domain-containing protein translates to MRKGLLLLSLLILPVANSMAQWQPVGERIKTKWSAQVNPSDVLPEYPRPIMERSDWENLNGLWNYAIIDKGNAIPEIFDGQILVPFAIESSLSGVGKRMDENHELVYNRKFEVPSSWKSKKVLLHFGAVDWKTDVWVNGIKVGSHTGGFTPFSFDITPTLSTKGENELVVKVWDPTDKGSQPRGKQVSKPEGIWYTPVTGIWQTVWLEPVAEKYIKNLRITPDIDNHLISIEAELNEKSNSALIEVNVYDGNQLIAAGKSINGETVDVMMPENAKLWSPQSPFLYTLKVVLKNGSKIVDKIDSYAAMRKYSTKRDTAGIVRLELNNKALFQFGPLDQGWWPDGLYTAPTDEALRYDIQKTKDFGFNMIRKHIKVEPARWYTYCDKIGIIVWQDMPSGDHSPEWQPRKYFEGTEMKRSVVSEACYRKEWKEIMDCLYSYPCIGTWIPFNEAWGQFKTPEIAEWTKQHDPTRLVNPASGGNHYACGDMLDLHHYPEPNMFLYDAQRATVLGEYGGIGLALKDHLWDPNRNWGYVQFNTSKEATDEYVKYADMLYHLIDKGFSAAVYTQTTDVEVEVNGLMTYDRKVIKLDEKRVNEVNTRICNALNH, encoded by the coding sequence ATGAGAAAAGGACTTCTTTTATTATCCTTATTGATATTGCCTGTGGCAAACAGTATGGCACAGTGGCAACCTGTCGGTGAAAGAATTAAAACAAAGTGGAGTGCTCAAGTAAATCCATCCGATGTTTTGCCAGAATATCCGCGCCCTATTATGGAACGTAGCGATTGGGAGAATCTAAATGGCTTGTGGAATTATGCTATTATTGATAAAGGAAATGCTATTCCGGAAATCTTTGATGGACAAATTCTCGTGCCGTTTGCCATAGAATCTTCTTTGTCAGGTGTAGGAAAAAGAATGGATGAGAATCATGAATTGGTCTATAACCGAAAGTTTGAAGTCCCCTCAAGTTGGAAGAGTAAGAAAGTTCTGTTACATTTTGGGGCTGTTGATTGGAAGACGGATGTATGGGTGAATGGAATAAAAGTGGGCTCTCATACGGGAGGATTTACTCCTTTTTCTTTTGATATTACCCCAACTTTATCCACTAAAGGAGAAAACGAACTGGTTGTCAAAGTTTGGGACCCTACTGATAAAGGATCTCAGCCACGCGGTAAGCAAGTGAGTAAGCCCGAAGGTATTTGGTATACTCCTGTTACAGGTATTTGGCAAACGGTCTGGTTGGAGCCTGTTGCAGAGAAGTATATTAAAAATCTTCGCATTACGCCTGATATTGATAACCATCTCATTTCTATAGAAGCTGAATTGAATGAAAAATCCAATTCGGCCTTGATAGAGGTCAATGTTTATGATGGCAACCAATTGATAGCTGCGGGTAAAAGCATTAATGGTGAGACTGTGGATGTGATGATGCCTGAAAACGCCAAATTGTGGAGCCCACAATCACCCTTTTTATACACTTTGAAAGTGGTACTGAAAAATGGAAGCAAGATCGTTGATAAAATAGACAGCTATGCAGCTATGCGAAAGTATTCTACTAAGAGAGATACTGCGGGAATTGTTCGCTTGGAGTTGAATAATAAGGCATTGTTTCAATTTGGGCCACTCGACCAGGGCTGGTGGCCGGATGGCTTATATACCGCCCCTACAGATGAGGCGTTGCGATATGATATTCAAAAAACCAAGGATTTTGGCTTTAACATGATTCGCAAGCATATCAAGGTAGAACCTGCTCGTTGGTATACTTACTGTGACAAAATCGGAATTATTGTGTGGCAAGATATGCCAAGTGGAGATCACAGTCCGGAATGGCAACCTCGTAAATATTTTGAAGGTACCGAAATGAAGCGCTCGGTAGTATCTGAAGCTTGTTACCGTAAAGAGTGGAAAGAAATTATGGATTGTTTATACTCTTATCCGTGTATAGGGACATGGATACCGTTTAATGAGGCATGGGGACAATTCAAAACTCCTGAAATAGCAGAATGGACAAAACAACATGATCCTACTCGTTTAGTGAACCCGGCGAGTGGTGGCAATCATTATGCATGTGGAGATATGCTTGATTTGCATCATTATCCGGAACCAAACATGTTTTTGTACGATGCACAGCGGGCTACTGTTTTGGGCGAATATGGCGGCATTGGATTGGCATTAAAAGATCATCTTTGGGACCCGAATCGTAATTGGGGATATGTCCAATTCAATACTTCTAAAGAGGCCACGGATGAATATGTGAAATATGCCGATATGCTATACCACTTGATAGATAAAGGATTCTCGGCAGCTGTTTACACCCAGACTACGGATGTGGAAGTGGAAGTGAATGGTTTGATGACTTATGATCGCAAGGTGATTAAGCTCGATGAAAAGAGGGTAAATGAAGTGAATACGCGTATTTGTAATGCTTTGAATCATTAG
- a CDS encoding two-component regulator propeller domain-containing protein has protein sequence MKQIVIRLFFCCLFGLSALPFYSQDVVHYYLKTLDIRNGLSQNTVNAILQDRQGFMWFGTKDGLNRFDGLSFRIFKREESGLGNNFITALHEDQEGNIWIGTDAGVYVYNPILENFSKFNKISNTGNSIKRAVTMIQSDGNGDIWISADNEGLFHYDRRQNCLWNYLRRKDLSNVTRFWFEGNTCWLSLYADNLYHTDIDFKTALIPFRNNEGKEVFKNDIINTQVNGPHNCIYIGSSNGLTEVNLTTCNTRRLLGAYVRTLQFKSDQELWAGTESGLYIYDLIKNKVTHLSVPYQEDSYALSDNAIYSLCCDKEEGMWIGSYFGGVNYYPKQWTYFEKFYPRDDIKNFGRRVREFCESNDGTLWIGTEDKGLFHFDPISGEIKPFEHPAIYKNIHGLCLDGNDLWVGTFSGGLNRINLRTKQVKHYQKGEATNSMNANDAFSICKTTTGDLWIGTTSGLLRYNRRTDDFTRIPQLTNVFVYNILEDFNGNLWLATYSNGVFRYDVHTRHWKNFISQENDSTSLPYNKVISIYEDSRKRLWFMTQGAGFCRYNPETESFSRYDTSKGFPSNIVYKMVEDNRGNLWITTGNGLVCFNPETNGKHVYTTANGLLSNQFNYQSGYRDKKGRIYFGSINGFIVFDPETFIENSFIPPVVLTDFFLFNKRLSVASQYSPLKKSITYSDEIILDADQNSFSFHAAALSYQAPEMNQLVYKLEGFDREWHSIDKSALISYSNLAYGTYTFRLKGSNSDGKWNGNERILKIRIHPPFYLSPLAYSIYAVIFLFSIAGIIYYFREKTLRKHQRAMDIFEREKERELYAAKIDFFTNVAHEIRTPLTLIKSPLENVLSSKHVAGEIRDDLEMMDLNTTRLLDLVNQLLDFRKTETKEFQLNFVECNVSVILQKTYMRFTSLMRQKGLELTVDCPDNIHASVDKEGLTKIISNLLANAVKYADTYVKVKLLQEDALLQLSVYNDGELIPLTMREEIFKPFVQYKGGNLRSVSGTGIGLALARSLAELHGGSLCMDQSTECNCFILTFPMKHKHTIAIIESENESLPIEMDSEAEKYNVEGNDNSERKSRYTLLVVEDNFEMLSFVAKQLSGDYVVLTAGNGMEALDVLKDRAVSLIISDIVMPEMDGLELCDHLKSELDYSHIPIILLTAKTTLQSKIEGLKLGADAYIEKPFSVEYLKVCVSNLLTNREKLRASFVHSPFVQTNTMAMTKADEAFLRNLKEVIIENMQDPDFSLDDMASLLNMSRSSLNRKIKGVLDMTPNDYIRLERLKRAAQLLKEGECKINEICYMVGFNTPSYFTKCFLKQFGSLPKDFRG, from the coding sequence ATGAAGCAAATTGTTATTAGATTATTCTTTTGTTGTTTATTTGGCCTGTCTGCATTGCCGTTTTATTCTCAGGATGTAGTTCATTATTATTTAAAAACGTTGGATATAAGGAACGGACTCTCCCAAAATACGGTTAATGCAATTTTGCAAGACAGACAGGGCTTCATGTGGTTTGGAACGAAAGATGGTCTAAACCGCTTCGACGGTTTGTCTTTTCGCATTTTTAAAAGAGAAGAATCGGGTTTGGGGAATAACTTCATAACGGCACTTCACGAAGATCAAGAAGGGAATATTTGGATAGGCACTGATGCCGGCGTATATGTTTATAATCCAATTCTTGAAAACTTTTCCAAATTCAACAAAATTAGTAATACCGGCAATTCTATAAAGCGTGCTGTAACTATGATACAGAGCGATGGAAATGGTGATATTTGGATTTCAGCGGATAATGAAGGATTGTTTCATTACGATCGTCGCCAAAACTGTTTATGGAATTACTTACGTAGAAAAGACTTATCAAACGTAACTCGTTTCTGGTTTGAAGGAAATACTTGTTGGCTAAGCTTGTATGCAGATAATCTGTATCATACGGATATTGATTTCAAAACGGCGTTAATCCCTTTTAGAAATAATGAAGGCAAAGAGGTCTTTAAGAATGACATTATTAATACGCAAGTAAACGGACCTCATAACTGCATTTATATTGGGTCTTCAAACGGGTTGACAGAGGTTAATCTCACCACTTGTAATACCCGTCGCTTGTTGGGCGCTTATGTGCGCACTTTACAGTTTAAGTCGGATCAGGAATTATGGGCAGGAACGGAATCTGGATTATATATTTATGATTTGATAAAAAATAAGGTTACCCATCTTTCTGTTCCTTATCAAGAGGATTCTTATGCCTTATCGGATAACGCTATTTATTCATTATGTTGTGACAAGGAGGAGGGGATGTGGATAGGTTCTTATTTTGGAGGTGTAAACTATTATCCGAAACAATGGACCTATTTTGAAAAGTTTTATCCGAGGGACGATATAAAGAACTTTGGTCGCCGTGTACGCGAGTTTTGTGAGAGCAATGACGGTACTTTATGGATTGGTACGGAAGATAAAGGTTTGTTTCATTTTGATCCTATATCAGGTGAAATTAAACCGTTTGAGCACCCGGCTATTTATAAAAATATTCATGGTTTGTGTTTAGACGGGAATGATTTGTGGGTAGGCACTTTTTCTGGCGGATTAAATCGCATTAATTTGCGTACTAAGCAGGTGAAGCATTACCAGAAGGGAGAGGCAACTAACTCTATGAATGCAAATGATGCTTTTTCCATCTGCAAAACAACTACAGGTGATTTGTGGATAGGAACGACTTCCGGCTTGCTACGATATAACCGCCGCACGGATGATTTTACCCGCATTCCTCAACTGACCAATGTCTTTGTTTATAACATATTGGAAGATTTCAATGGTAATTTATGGTTGGCGACCTATTCCAATGGCGTTTTTCGTTATGATGTACATACACGGCACTGGAAAAATTTTATTTCACAAGAGAATGATTCTACTTCTCTTCCTTACAATAAAGTTATCAGCATTTATGAAGATAGTAGAAAACGCTTGTGGTTTATGACACAAGGTGCGGGTTTTTGCCGGTACAATCCTGAAACCGAAAGTTTTTCACGATATGACACCTCGAAAGGATTTCCAAGTAATATCGTTTATAAGATGGTGGAAGATAATCGAGGTAATTTGTGGATTACGACCGGTAATGGTTTAGTCTGTTTCAATCCGGAAACGAATGGTAAACATGTATACACTACGGCAAATGGTCTACTCAGTAATCAATTCAACTACCAGTCGGGATATCGTGACAAGAAGGGGCGTATCTATTTCGGTAGTATAAATGGTTTTATTGTATTTGATCCGGAAACGTTTATTGAGAATTCTTTCATACCTCCGGTTGTTCTCACCGATTTCTTCTTGTTTAATAAGAGGCTTTCCGTGGCTTCTCAATATTCTCCTTTAAAGAAAAGTATTACTTATTCGGATGAAATAATTTTGGATGCCGACCAGAATTCATTTTCGTTTCATGCGGCGGCTTTAAGCTATCAAGCACCCGAAATGAATCAGTTAGTTTATAAATTAGAAGGCTTTGATCGTGAATGGCACTCTATCGATAAAAGTGCACTGATAAGCTATTCCAATTTAGCCTATGGCACTTATACTTTTCGCTTAAAAGGTTCAAATAGTGATGGAAAATGGAATGGGAACGAGCGTATTCTTAAGATTCGCATACATCCGCCATTCTATCTGTCGCCTTTAGCATATAGCATTTATGCCGTAATCTTTCTGTTCTCCATTGCTGGCATAATCTATTATTTCAGAGAAAAAACGTTACGTAAGCACCAGCGGGCTATGGATATATTCGAGCGGGAGAAGGAGAGAGAATTGTATGCTGCAAAGATTGATTTCTTCACGAATGTGGCGCACGAAATACGCACTCCTCTTACTTTAATAAAAAGTCCGTTAGAAAATGTGTTGTCTTCGAAGCATGTAGCTGGTGAAATAAGGGATGATTTAGAAATGATGGATTTGAATACCACTCGGCTTCTTGATTTGGTGAACCAGTTACTGGATTTCCGAAAAACGGAGACGAAGGAATTTCAACTGAATTTTGTTGAATGTAATGTCTCGGTTATCTTACAGAAAACGTATATGCGGTTTACCTCGTTGATGCGCCAGAAAGGGCTGGAACTCACGGTAGATTGTCCAGATAATATACATGCATCGGTAGATAAGGAAGGATTGACTAAAATCATTAGCAATTTATTGGCAAACGCTGTGAAATATGCAGATACCTATGTTAAGGTCAAATTATTGCAGGAAGATGCTTTGTTGCAGCTTTCAGTATATAATGACGGTGAGCTTATCCCATTGACTATGAGGGAAGAGATTTTTAAACCTTTTGTACAGTATAAAGGGGGCAACTTACGATCTGTATCTGGAACTGGCATCGGATTGGCTTTAGCACGATCTCTTGCGGAACTTCACGGAGGGTCATTATGCATGGATCAATCTACGGAATGTAACTGTTTTATATTGACATTTCCAATGAAACATAAGCATACGATTGCGATTATAGAAAGTGAGAACGAATCGTTGCCCATTGAGATGGATTCTGAAGCAGAAAAATATAATGTAGAAGGTAACGATAACAGCGAAAGAAAATCTCGTTACACTCTTTTGGTTGTGGAGGACAATTTTGAAATGCTTTCGTTTGTAGCAAAACAGTTATCAGGAGATTATGTGGTACTGACTGCTGGTAATGGTATGGAAGCGTTGGATGTTTTGAAAGATCGTGCAGTTAGTTTGATTATTTCGGATATTGTTATGCCGGAAATGGATGGGTTGGAACTTTGTGATCATTTGAAGTCGGAGTTGGATTACAGTCATATACCTATCATTCTATTAACAGCAAAGACTACCTTACAGTCGAAGATCGAAGGGCTTAAGTTAGGAGCCGATGCATATATTGAAAAACCTTTTTCAGTAGAGTATCTGAAAGTTTGTGTATCCAATTTGTTGACTAATCGTGAAAAATTGCGTGCCTCTTTCGTTCATTCGCCTTTTGTACAAACCAATACTATGGCTATGACAAAGGCCGATGAGGCTTTTCTGAGGAACTTGAAAGAAGTAATAATAGAGAACATGCAGGACCCGGACTTTTCTTTAGATGATATGGCAAGTCTATTGAATATGAGTCGTTCCAGTCTTAACCGGAAGATAAAAGGTGTATTGGATATGACGCCGAATGATTATATCCGTTTGGAACGCCTTAAAAGGGCTGCCCAATTATTGAAAGAAGGAGAATGTAAGATTAATGAAATTTGCTATATGGTGGGTTTTAATACCCCTTCTTATTTCACCAAATGTTTTTTGAAACAATTTGGCAGTTTACCTAAAGATTTTAGAGGCTGA
- a CDS encoding TonB-dependent receptor — protein sequence MIKKLLFIFFAVFTTAVYAQDVTVTGTVVDAGNEPLTGVNVVVKGTVVGVVTDLNGKFSLSGKTGNVLVFSYIGMIPQEVVYKGSPIRVVMKDDLKTLDEVVVIGYQTVKKSDLTGAVAIIDTKEMKKSTAGTIVNQLQGLATGVNVRSTGRAGEDASIEIRGVGSLSDNSPLWVIDGMITTPGVDFNPADIESIQILKDASAAAIYGSRAANGVIIVTTKKGSKGPMKVGLSIKETFEWSPKYDLMHAAEYIKYNDIAYKEAIKDGIASVTTTQQHSDYDTDWQDAVLKTALVQDYNVSLSGGGDSGSYFVSAGYYNNNGVSYGNTFDRYSFRVNTQGKKGYFSFGQNLAYSLTNTDPNQTNTYNDLLRMMPTIPIYDENNPGGYGYGDAAKYNTFGTNPIARENLEKREMRQNRLNGSVWLEFKPFKFLSYKFNGGIDLYFYENSWFRGEGNWTQNQEHRDPESQKARDNTYNMLVEHTLNFNKDFGKHHVDAVVGTTYQKHEWEGLWAGRLNFPQLADGNYLTVLSAGQSDQQNSNTISKNAMISYLGRANYIYDDKYYLTATFRRDGTSRLVKEHRWGDFPSISAAWRISKEKFFDVPWISDLKIRGNWGRLGNSSIGDWDYLGTINQSVVTVFGGAVVPGATQVKIVNRDLIWETKETMNLGFDASFLGQRLNLSAEYYISKTHDVLTDMPIAISTGNQGGAPKANAASLRNQGLEMTIGWKDQISDFKYNASLNLTTISNKVVDLGYGKDVYYSGQAKTEIGRPLSMFYLYKTDGIFKTQEQIDSYVTSSGQPIIINGKRPQLGDVKYIDSDDNGNITSDDRQICGNPWAKIQTSLLFNAEWKNFDFSMMWYGQFGNKIYNVTKWQGRLFSDNSNYIRFKKGEEPYQVNPNSNTPRIIYGDQRNSMDSDRFLENGSYLRMKNISLGYNFKEEWLTNLGIENLRLYVTGSNLITFTGYSGLDPDFVNTDVWNRGTDSFAFPNTRSVMFGLNLTF from the coding sequence ATGATCAAGAAATTATTATTTATATTTTTTGCTGTCTTTACGACTGCTGTTTACGCTCAGGACGTAACTGTGACTGGAACAGTCGTAGATGCTGGGAATGAGCCACTAACAGGGGTGAATGTAGTAGTTAAAGGCACTGTTGTTGGCGTTGTTACCGACTTGAATGGTAAGTTTTCATTATCAGGAAAAACAGGTAATGTACTCGTTTTTTCCTATATCGGCATGATACCTCAGGAAGTTGTTTATAAAGGTAGTCCTATACGTGTTGTTATGAAGGATGATTTGAAGACATTAGATGAAGTTGTAGTAATCGGGTATCAAACTGTGAAAAAATCGGACTTAACGGGAGCAGTTGCTATTATCGATACTAAAGAGATGAAAAAGAGCACGGCCGGAACGATTGTCAATCAGTTACAGGGTTTGGCTACTGGGGTAAATGTACGTAGTACAGGGAGAGCTGGCGAAGACGCTTCTATTGAGATTCGAGGTGTAGGCTCTTTAAGTGATAATTCTCCATTGTGGGTTATTGATGGTATGATTACTACACCGGGAGTGGATTTTAATCCGGCAGATATTGAGTCTATTCAGATCTTAAAGGATGCTTCAGCTGCTGCAATATACGGTTCTCGTGCTGCAAACGGTGTCATTATTGTTACGACTAAAAAAGGATCTAAAGGTCCGATGAAAGTTGGGCTAAGCATAAAGGAAACTTTTGAATGGAGCCCTAAATATGACTTAATGCATGCAGCAGAATATATTAAATATAATGATATTGCTTATAAGGAAGCAATCAAAGATGGCATTGCTTCTGTAACTACTACACAACAACACTCTGACTATGATACGGATTGGCAAGATGCAGTGCTGAAAACGGCTTTAGTACAGGATTATAATGTTTCACTCTCAGGGGGAGGCGACTCAGGAAGTTACTTTGTTTCTGCAGGCTATTATAATAATAATGGTGTGTCTTATGGAAATACTTTTGACCGTTATAGTTTTCGTGTAAATACACAAGGGAAAAAAGGATATTTCTCTTTTGGACAAAACTTAGCCTATTCACTGACTAATACGGATCCTAATCAGACTAATACATATAACGACCTCTTGCGTATGATGCCTACCATTCCTATTTATGATGAAAACAATCCTGGTGGTTATGGTTATGGTGATGCTGCTAAGTATAATACGTTTGGCACAAATCCCATTGCGCGTGAAAATTTAGAAAAAAGAGAAATGAGGCAAAATCGATTAAATGGTTCTGTATGGCTAGAATTTAAACCTTTTAAATTCCTCTCTTATAAGTTTAATGGTGGCATTGATCTCTATTTCTATGAAAATTCATGGTTCCGTGGTGAGGGCAATTGGACACAGAATCAGGAGCATCGTGACCCGGAAAGTCAGAAAGCGCGCGACAATACTTATAATATGTTGGTGGAGCATACGCTAAACTTTAACAAAGATTTCGGCAAACATCATGTGGATGCAGTTGTCGGTACTACTTATCAGAAACATGAATGGGAAGGCTTGTGGGCTGGACGTTTGAACTTTCCACAGCTGGCTGATGGTAACTATCTCACCGTGTTGAGTGCAGGGCAGAGTGATCAGCAAAACTCTAATACTATTAGTAAGAATGCTATGATATCCTATTTAGGCCGTGCGAATTATATTTATGATGATAAATATTATCTTACTGCAACTTTTCGTCGTGATGGTACTTCTCGTTTGGTAAAAGAACATCGTTGGGGAGATTTTCCGTCAATATCGGCTGCATGGAGAATTTCAAAAGAAAAGTTCTTTGATGTTCCATGGATTAGTGATTTGAAAATCAGGGGAAATTGGGGACGCCTGGGTAATTCCTCTATTGGTGATTGGGACTATTTGGGTACTATCAATCAAAGCGTTGTGACTGTTTTTGGTGGGGCGGTAGTACCGGGTGCTACTCAAGTGAAGATTGTAAATAGAGATTTGATTTGGGAGACTAAGGAAACGATGAATTTAGGATTTGATGCTAGCTTCTTGGGACAACGTTTGAACCTGAGTGCAGAATATTATATATCAAAGACTCATGATGTACTGACGGATATGCCTATAGCTATTTCTACAGGCAATCAAGGAGGGGCACCTAAAGCTAATGCCGCCAGTTTGAGAAACCAAGGACTTGAAATGACTATAGGATGGAAAGATCAGATTTCTGATTTCAAGTATAATGCAAGTTTGAATCTAACCACAATAAGTAATAAGGTTGTTGATTTGGGATATGGGAAAGATGTTTATTATTCGGGTCAGGCAAAGACGGAAATTGGGCGACCGCTCTCTATGTTCTACTTATATAAGACAGATGGAATCTTCAAAACTCAGGAACAGATTGATAGTTATGTTACTTCATCCGGTCAGCCAATCATAATTAATGGAAAACGGCCGCAATTAGGAGACGTGAAGTATATTGATTCGGATGATAATGGTAACATTACTTCGGACGATCGTCAAATTTGCGGTAATCCTTGGGCTAAAATACAAACATCATTGCTTTTTAATGCTGAATGGAAGAACTTTGATTTTAGTATGATGTGGTATGGTCAATTTGGCAATAAAATTTATAATGTAACTAAATGGCAAGGACGTTTATTCTCTGATAATTCCAACTACATTCGTTTTAAGAAAGGTGAAGAACCTTATCAAGTGAATCCGAATTCAAATACGCCACGTATCATTTACGGTGATCAACGTAACTCTATGGATTCTGATCGCTTTCTTGAAAATGGTTCTTATTTGAGGATGAAGAACATTTCATTGGGCTATAATTTTAAGGAAGAATGGCTGACTAATTTGGGTATAGAAAACCTTCGCCTATACGTAACTGGAAGTAACTTGATTACCTTTACCGGATATTCGGGCTTAGATCCCGACTTTGTGAATACGGATGTATGGAACAGAGGCACTGACAGCTTTGCGTTCCCTAATACGCGTTCTGTTATGTTTGGCTTGAATTTGACTTTTTAA